A window of the Coprobacter fastidiosus genome harbors these coding sequences:
- a CDS encoding undecaprenyl-diphosphate phosphatase: MEELNWFQTIIIAIVEGLTEFLPVSSTGHMIIAQNMLGVPSSDFVKAFTVIIQFGAILSVVVLYWKRFFKLNPCKIFDSEAVSGKTGSARWVEYGRRFLYKYDFYWKLLVAFIPAAFFGLLFSDKIDEMLESVTVVAVMLVIGGVVMLFVDKWFNKTTPDQTMTLKRAFNVGLFQCIAMIPGVSRSMATIVGGMAQKMTRKNAAEFSFFLAVPTMFAATAYKLLKLLTSENGMQVLQDNLLTLIVGNVVAFIVALLAIKFFISFVTKYGFKAFGYYRIIVGGIIIVLMLLGYNLEIS; this comes from the coding sequence ATGGAAGAATTAAATTGGTTTCAGACCATTATTATAGCGATTGTAGAAGGATTGACCGAGTTTCTTCCGGTTTCTTCTACCGGTCACATGATCATTGCCCAGAATATGTTGGGTGTCCCGAGTAGTGACTTCGTAAAAGCATTTACCGTGATTATACAGTTTGGGGCGATCTTGTCGGTAGTCGTGTTGTATTGGAAACGGTTCTTTAAGTTGAATCCTTGTAAAATATTCGATTCTGAGGCCGTTTCCGGAAAAACTGGATCTGCCCGATGGGTGGAATACGGCAGACGGTTTTTATATAAATACGATTTTTACTGGAAGCTGTTGGTTGCTTTTATACCTGCTGCGTTTTTCGGATTATTGTTCAGTGACAAAATAGACGAGATGCTCGAAAGCGTTACGGTTGTCGCCGTTATGTTGGTTATCGGTGGTGTTGTAATGTTGTTTGTTGATAAGTGGTTTAACAAAACGACACCCGATCAGACAATGACGCTGAAAAGAGCATTCAATGTGGGGCTGTTTCAGTGTATTGCTATGATTCCGGGAGTATCTCGTTCGATGGCGACGATTGTCGGAGGTATGGCTCAGAAAATGACTCGTAAAAATGCGGCCGAATTTTCTTTCTTTCTGGCCGTTCCTACCATGTTTGCAGCTACGGCATATAAATTGTTGAAACTACTGACTTCTGAAAATGGAATGCAGGTATTGCAAGATAATTTATTGACTTTGATTGTCGGTAATGTGGTAGCGTTTATCGTGGCTTTACTGGCGATTAAATTTTTTATCAGTTTTGTAACGAAATACGGATTTAAAGCGTTCGGATATTACCGTATTATTGTAGGAGGTATCATCATTGTGCTGATGTTGTTAGGGTATAATTTGGAAATAAGCTGA
- a CDS encoding DUF3098 domain-containing protein: MDTKDFALGKQNLILIGIAFAVIILGFALMAGPGSTPEHYNPDIFSFRRIVLAPGIAFAGFVFMIYAIMKKSK, from the coding sequence ATGGATACAAAAGATTTTGCATTAGGAAAACAGAACTTGATTTTGATCGGTATCGCTTTTGCTGTGATTATTTTAGGGTTTGCTCTGATGGCAGGTCCCGGATCTACACCGGAACATTATAATCCGGATATTTTCAGTTTCAGACGTATCGTATTAGCTCCCGGTATTGCGTTTGCCGGATTTGTGTTTATGATTTATGCAATCATGAAAAAATCGAAATAA
- a CDS encoding cell division protein FtsX has translation MSESKSGRHITFFNARLTSTISISLVLFILGIVVLMGILATRLSMYVKENMGFSIVLKENVTESQVKKLQKKLDIAPYVRATQYISKEDALKELEVELGENPKDLLGFNPLQASIEVKLRSDYAHPDSLVWIEKGLRKGTVAIDDIVYQKDLIQLVNDNIRRISFMLLGLAVVLMLISFALISNTIRLGAYSKRFIIQTMKLVGATPAFIRKPFIISNIINGIIGAFIAMALLSGCVYYLLTEFDNLYTLIDISSLFWVFVIVLLLGVVLTAISAWFAVNRYIRMDRDNLYYV, from the coding sequence ATGAGCGAATCGAAATCCGGACGACATATTACGTTCTTTAATGCGCGCCTGACCTCTACTATCAGTATTTCCTTGGTACTTTTTATCTTGGGAATTGTTGTTCTTATGGGTATATTGGCAACGCGTCTTTCGATGTATGTAAAAGAAAACATGGGATTTTCCATTGTTTTGAAAGAGAATGTGACGGAGTCGCAGGTGAAAAAGTTACAAAAAAAACTTGATATAGCTCCTTATGTAAGAGCGACTCAATATATATCGAAAGAAGATGCTTTAAAAGAGTTGGAGGTCGAATTAGGGGAAAACCCGAAAGATTTATTGGGCTTTAATCCGTTGCAAGCCTCTATCGAAGTAAAACTTCGTTCGGATTATGCTCATCCTGATAGTCTGGTGTGGATCGAGAAAGGATTAAGAAAAGGAACTGTTGCGATCGATGATATAGTTTATCAAAAAGATCTGATACAACTGGTAAATGACAACATTCGTCGTATAAGTTTTATGCTTTTGGGATTAGCTGTCGTACTGATGCTCATATCGTTCGCCTTGATCAGTAATACAATACGTCTCGGCGCTTATTCTAAGCGTTTTATTATTCAGACTATGAAGTTGGTGGGAGCGACTCCTGCATTTATTCGCAAACCTTTCATCATATCCAATATTATAAACGGAATTATAGGTGCGTTTATAGCAATGGCTTTACTCTCCGGATGTGTCTATTATCTGCTGACCGAATTTGATAATCTGTACACATTGATCGATATCAGCTCCCTTTTTTGGGTGTTTGTGATTGTCCTTTTATTGGGAGTTGTACTTACTGCGATTTCTGCGTGGTTTGCTGTAAATCGTTATATCCGGATGGATCGGGATAATTTATATTATGTTTAG
- a CDS encoding MFS transporter has protein sequence MMKDKLWTRSFLAVAGGNFLLFFAFYLLLPVLPMYLMEQFGSNKATVGVILSSYTITALFVRPFAGYMVDTFPRKPLQLICYGVFTLFFGGYLLAGTLLLFAVIRAMHGLAFGMVTVSNSTVAIDVMPSSRRGEGIGYYGVSSNLAMAMGPTVSLYILDAFRNYDSIFLLSLFSCILGFFLVTTIKMPLKQRSVEIQPEKEHVSLDRFLLVKGVSGAISLCLLSFSYGVLSTYLAIYGKEEVGIDSGTGLYFMLMAFGLIFSRLTTGKYLNKGLIVNMITVGIVFLVIGYSVFIFLKSPVGYYFSAAVLGMGYGLICPSFQNLFINLATHSQRGTANSTFFTAWDLGLGLGVLIGGSIADMSDYTAAYTFALVLVVLGFFFFRHIAGPYFEKNKLR, from the coding sequence ATGATGAAGGATAAGTTGTGGACTCGAAGTTTTTTAGCGGTTGCCGGGGGTAATTTTCTTCTGTTTTTTGCTTTTTATCTGTTGTTACCTGTGCTGCCTATGTATTTGATGGAACAATTCGGGTCGAATAAAGCGACTGTGGGAGTTATACTTTCCTCCTATACGATAACAGCTCTTTTTGTCCGTCCTTTTGCAGGATACATGGTCGATACATTTCCCCGGAAGCCGTTACAGTTAATTTGTTATGGGGTGTTTACTCTATTTTTCGGCGGATATTTACTTGCCGGGACACTGCTTCTTTTTGCTGTAATAAGGGCGATGCACGGCCTGGCATTCGGTATGGTGACTGTTTCGAACAGTACTGTGGCGATCGATGTCATGCCGTCTTCACGCCGAGGGGAAGGAATAGGATATTATGGAGTAAGCAGTAATTTGGCAATGGCAATGGGACCTACCGTATCATTATATATATTGGATGCATTCCGCAATTATGATTCGATATTTTTATTATCCTTGTTTTCCTGTATATTGGGTTTCTTTTTGGTTACTACCATAAAAATGCCGTTGAAACAGCGTTCCGTTGAGATACAGCCGGAAAAAGAACATGTCTCTCTCGACCGTTTTTTATTGGTAAAAGGAGTATCCGGAGCGATCTCTCTTTGCCTTCTCTCGTTCAGTTACGGAGTCCTTTCTACTTATCTGGCTATATATGGGAAAGAGGAGGTAGGAATAGACTCGGGAACAGGATTATATTTTATGCTTATGGCTTTCGGTCTTATATTTTCCCGGCTTACTACCGGAAAATATTTGAATAAAGGATTGATCGTCAATATGATAACGGTTGGGATTGTATTCCTTGTTATCGGTTATTCTGTTTTTATCTTTCTGAAATCTCCTGTGGGATATTATTTTTCTGCTGCTGTTTTAGGAATGGGATACGGTTTGATTTGTCCTTCATTTCAGAATCTTTTTATCAATTTAGCTACTCATAGTCAAAGAGGTACTGCAAATTCTACATTTTTTACCGCATGGGACTTGGGGTTAGGTTTAGGAGTCTTGATCGGGGGAAGCATTGCCGATATGTCGGATTATACTGCAGCTTATACGTTTGCATTGGTATTGGTGGTGTTAGGATTCTTTTTCTTCCGCCATATTGCAGGCCCTTATTTTGAGAAAAATAAGTTGAGATAA
- a CDS encoding WbqC family protein codes for MTSACLSTAYLAPVSYYKTLCNRDHIIVEKCCNYVKQTYRNRCNIISANGLIPLSVPVIKPDTAKCLTRDIRISDHDNWQHMHWNAIVSAYGSSPFFEYYQDDIIPFFEKKLSGTFLFDLNESLRETICRLLEITPNVVYSDEYVDYTGSETDDFRDVIHPKKEIDKRFHLQPYYQVFSSKLGFIPDASILDLLFNMGPESQLVLYDRI; via the coding sequence ATGACTTCAGCTTGTCTTTCTACAGCTTATTTAGCTCCGGTTTCTTATTATAAAACATTGTGTAACCGAGATCATATAATTGTGGAGAAATGCTGTAATTATGTAAAGCAAACTTATCGTAACCGATGTAATATAATTAGTGCAAACGGGTTGATTCCTCTTTCTGTTCCGGTGATCAAGCCCGATACGGCGAAGTGTCTTACTCGGGATATTCGCATTTCCGACCATGATAATTGGCAACACATGCATTGGAATGCTATTGTTTCGGCATACGGTTCTTCTCCTTTTTTTGAGTATTATCAAGATGATATTATTCCATTTTTTGAAAAAAAATTATCCGGGACATTCCTATTCGACTTGAACGAGTCTTTGCGGGAAACAATATGCAGATTGTTAGAAATAACGCCCAATGTTGTTTATAGCGATGAATATGTTGATTATACAGGAAGCGAAACAGATGATTTCAGAGATGTGATACATCCTAAAAAAGAGATTGATAAAAGATTTCATCTGCAACCGTATTATCAGGTCTTTTCATCGAAGTTGGGTTTTATACCCGATGCCAGCATTCTCGATTTGCTGTTTAATATGGGACCTGAGTCTCAACTTGTGCTTTATGATCGGATATAA
- the lepB gene encoding signal peptidase I, with protein sequence MKERGVQEGKIPWKLIVGIILSVWLLRTFCAESFRIPANQMENTLLEGDHLWVWKSSYGVRVPQTPVSLPFCYDTIPGTKIRSYISLGIPEMYFFRKFPNRNDIVVFNIPSLEKNIPVDRKKIAVARCIGFPGDTVSFQNGVLRINGNFVSQPSRAIAAYFCADSVKSVIDSLFLKLNITPVSTKIEKKSLYFLSRYDYFRVKNLLASPDLLQEVNLDRNNFRVVLPLFGEATSVNAENASFIARLMSAYEGRDVEVRDGRIYDGETEIVSYRFAQPYYWVLADNREMGTDSRSFGALPHSHLVGKGSRVWLSFDSGKPFYKAFRIDRIFKVL encoded by the coding sequence ATGAAGGAGAGGGGCGTACAGGAAGGGAAAATTCCATGGAAGCTGATTGTCGGAATTATATTGTCGGTGTGGCTTTTGCGGACTTTTTGTGCCGAATCGTTTCGTATCCCTGCCAATCAAATGGAAAATACTTTGTTAGAAGGCGATCATCTTTGGGTTTGGAAAAGCAGTTACGGTGTACGTGTGCCTCAAACCCCAGTTTCATTACCGTTTTGTTATGATACGATTCCCGGTACGAAAATCCGGTCATATATCTCTTTGGGAATCCCGGAAATGTATTTTTTCAGAAAGTTCCCTAATCGTAATGATATTGTCGTTTTTAATATTCCTTCTTTAGAAAAGAATATTCCGGTAGATCGAAAAAAAATTGCGGTTGCACGTTGTATCGGATTTCCCGGGGATACGGTAAGTTTTCAAAATGGGGTTTTACGTATTAATGGTAACTTCGTTTCTCAGCCTTCCCGTGCAATTGCTGCTTATTTCTGCGCCGATTCGGTAAAGTCGGTGATAGATTCCTTGTTTTTAAAGTTGAATATCACTCCTGTTTCAACGAAAATCGAGAAAAAAAGTCTCTATTTTTTGTCTCGTTATGACTATTTTAGAGTCAAGAACCTATTGGCTTCTCCTGATCTTTTACAAGAAGTTAATCTTGATCGCAATAATTTTCGGGTCGTACTTCCTTTGTTTGGAGAAGCTACATCGGTGAATGCCGAAAACGCTTCATTTATTGCCCGGTTGATGAGTGCGTATGAAGGAAGAGATGTAGAGGTGCGTGACGGAAGAATCTATGATGGTGAAACCGAAATAGTTTCATATCGTTTTGCTCAGCCTTACTATTGGGTATTGGCAGATAATCGTGAAATGGGAACAGATTCGCGAAGCTTCGGAGCTCTTCCTCATTCTCATTTGGTGGGTAAAGGTAGCCGAGTCTGGCTTTCTTTCGATTCGGGAAAGCCTTTTTATAAAGCTTTTCGTATCGACCGTATTTTTAAAGTTCTTTGA
- the lepB gene encoding signal peptidase I, with protein sequence MEEEKTTISPEKEKSIKGRFSGVRKSRWIRFSIACIIYIAFAIWLDNYYILPGLLVLLDIYITRFIPWTFWKKSKNKATRKTMEWVDAILYALVAVYLINTFFFQNYKIPSSSLEKTLLVGDYLFVSKLSFGPRVPNTPLSFPLAQHTMPVINTKSYIEWPQWPYHRLKGLGQVERNDIVVFNFPAGDTVALKVQNPDYYTLCYNEGWETVNNNKAVFGDIVYRPVDRRENYVKRCIGMPGDNFEIRNNQVYIDGKPLKNPKEMQLNYYVMTSSPDIRLGESNFRELNVSEDDRFLVSGDRGYDNVLEYLGFPRNADMGFNPVYRLPLTQEALNKLKSYKFITKIVPEPGDFGGDTYPLGYYKKWTRADYGPVWIPERGAVLKLTQDNLPIYERVIRNYEGNDLQVKEDGKIYINGKETDTYQFKMNYYMMLGDNRDNSADSRSWGFVPEDHIVGKPLFVWLSIDKDRGWFDGRIRFDRFFKCVTKD encoded by the coding sequence ATGGAAGAAGAAAAAACAACTATATCCCCGGAAAAGGAAAAATCGATAAAAGGGCGTTTTTCCGGTGTACGCAAAAGCCGGTGGATACGTTTTTCGATAGCATGTATCATCTATATAGCTTTTGCGATATGGCTCGATAATTATTATATTTTGCCGGGGCTGTTGGTTTTGCTCGATATATATATTACCCGATTTATACCTTGGACATTTTGGAAGAAGTCGAAAAATAAGGCTACTCGTAAAACGATGGAGTGGGTCGATGCCATTTTGTATGCTTTGGTTGCTGTTTATCTGATCAATACTTTCTTTTTTCAAAATTATAAGATCCCGTCTTCTTCTCTCGAAAAGACCCTATTGGTCGGTGATTATTTGTTTGTCAGTAAGTTGAGTTTCGGACCTCGTGTCCCGAACACTCCTTTATCTTTTCCGCTGGCGCAGCATACAATGCCGGTTATCAACACAAAGTCCTATATAGAGTGGCCGCAATGGCCTTATCATCGTCTGAAAGGTTTGGGACAGGTAGAACGCAACGACATCGTCGTGTTTAATTTTCCGGCAGGCGATACGGTGGCATTAAAGGTTCAGAATCCCGATTATTATACACTTTGTTATAATGAAGGTTGGGAAACAGTAAACAATAATAAGGCGGTTTTCGGTGATATCGTTTATCGTCCGGTAGATCGTCGAGAAAATTATGTGAAACGCTGTATAGGAATGCCCGGAGATAATTTTGAAATTCGTAATAATCAAGTGTATATCGATGGAAAGCCGTTGAAAAATCCTAAAGAAATGCAGCTTAATTATTATGTAATGACCAGTAGTCCGGATATTCGGTTGGGAGAATCTAACTTCAGAGAATTGAATGTCAGTGAAGACGATCGTTTCCTCGTTAGTGGAGATCGTGGTTATGATAATGTTCTTGAATATTTGGGTTTTCCGAGAAATGCCGATATGGGATTCAATCCGGTTTATCGTCTTCCTCTTACTCAAGAAGCTTTAAATAAGCTGAAAAGCTATAAATTTATAACAAAAATAGTTCCCGAACCGGGAGATTTCGGTGGAGATACATATCCTTTAGGATATTATAAGAAATGGACCCGTGCCGATTACGGGCCGGTTTGGATTCCCGAACGGGGTGCTGTATTGAAACTTACGCAAGACAATTTGCCTATTTATGAACGGGTGATTCGTAATTATGAGGGAAACGATTTGCAGGTAAAAGAAGATGGCAAGATCTATATAAATGGGAAAGAGACCGATACGTATCAATTTAAGATGAATTATTACATGATGCTCGGCGATAACCGGGATAATTCGGCGGACAGTCGTAGCTGGGGATTTGTCCCAGAAGATCATATAGTCGGCAAACCATTGTTTGTGTGGCTGTCTATTGATAAAGATAGAGGCTGGTTTGACGGACGCATTCGTTTTGATCGTTTCTTCAAATGCGTGACAAAGGATTGA
- the dapB gene encoding 4-hydroxy-tetrahydrodipicolinate reductase yields the protein MKIALIGYGKMGHAIEQIALQRGHEIVSVIDVNNQEDFTSDAFKSADVAIEFSMPAVAMDNYRRAFAAGVPVVSGTTGWLEHLPEIKEACKAGQTFFYASNFSLGVNIFFALNKYLAKIMNDFPAYDVRMVETHHVHKLDAPSGTAITLAEGLIDNIERKNKWVEGKEPAEDEIGICSVREGEVPGIHTVIYESDVDTISITHDAKSRMGFALGAVIAAEFTCGKKGFLTMQDMLKF from the coding sequence ATGAAAATAGCGTTAATAGGTTACGGAAAGATGGGGCATGCGATTGAACAAATAGCCCTTCAGCGAGGACATGAGATCGTTTCTGTCATTGATGTGAATAATCAAGAAGATTTTACGTCTGATGCGTTCAAAAGTGCCGACGTAGCCATAGAGTTTTCTATGCCGGCCGTGGCGATGGATAATTATCGCAGGGCTTTTGCTGCCGGAGTTCCGGTCGTTTCGGGTACGACTGGTTGGCTTGAACATCTGCCTGAAATAAAAGAAGCTTGTAAAGCCGGACAAACATTTTTTTATGCTTCGAATTTTAGTTTAGGAGTAAATATCTTTTTCGCACTCAATAAATATCTGGCAAAAATTATGAATGATTTTCCGGCTTATGATGTGAGAATGGTAGAAACACATCACGTTCATAAGTTGGATGCTCCCAGCGGTACGGCGATTACGTTGGCGGAAGGTCTGATCGATAATATAGAACGAAAAAATAAATGGGTTGAAGGGAAAGAACCTGCAGAAGATGAGATCGGAATCTGTTCGGTAAGAGAAGGTGAAGTTCCGGGAATACATACGGTTATTTACGAATCGGATGTAGATACGATCAGCATAACTCATGACGCCAAAAGTCGTATGGGATTTGCTTTAGGTGCAGTGATTGCCGCAGAGTTTACTTGTGGGAAAAAGGGCTTTTTGACAATGCAGGACATGCTTAAATTTTAA
- a CDS encoding DUF2851 family protein, with product MEKLLYYVWEHRLFDNRNLLTTKGEKIEIIDPGHRNSDSGPDFFNAKIRIGEKLWAGNVEIHKNASDWKLHNHNHDKSYDSVILHVIENNDAEIVRSTGEIIPQLIIRYPDIIKDNYELLIHQNSFLPCGDRLHELPPLFLTDWITSLAMERLQEKARRICNWLESYRGNWEEVCYITLSRSLGFGTNSDAFERLARSLPLLFMQKHADSLFQIEAFLFGQAGLLDPEHFPNDAYYQRMVNEYAFLKNKFGLSPLNPECWKFARLRPANFPHQRIALLAQLIHQGFSLFTQIRETKDEKSFRRLFDLYLNGYWDTHYSFGQLSPQRPKALGKSAVDILLINTVAPLLYAYGVKTGNEVYNERAMNLLENIKAEQNRIIRYFSQAGIKTDNALDSQALIQLHTAYCVPKKCLYCRIGHRLLSSPINCK from the coding sequence ATGGAAAAGTTATTATATTACGTTTGGGAACATCGCCTTTTCGATAACCGGAACTTACTTACGACAAAAGGCGAAAAGATAGAAATTATCGATCCGGGACACCGAAACTCAGACTCCGGTCCGGACTTTTTCAATGCCAAAATCCGTATAGGAGAAAAGTTATGGGCAGGAAATGTCGAAATACATAAAAACGCCTCCGACTGGAAACTTCATAACCATAACCACGATAAATCTTACGATTCGGTAATATTACATGTTATAGAAAACAACGATGCAGAAATTGTTCGTTCTACCGGAGAAATTATCCCCCAACTCATAATACGGTATCCGGACATAATTAAAGACAATTATGAATTATTAATCCATCAAAACTCCTTTCTTCCCTGCGGAGACCGTTTGCATGAACTACCGCCTCTTTTTTTAACCGACTGGATAACGTCTTTAGCGATGGAACGCCTTCAAGAAAAAGCCCGACGGATATGCAACTGGTTAGAATCTTATAGAGGAAATTGGGAAGAAGTATGCTACATTACTTTATCTCGAAGTTTGGGTTTCGGAACCAATAGCGATGCTTTCGAAAGGCTTGCCCGCAGCTTGCCCTTACTGTTCATGCAAAAACATGCCGACTCTCTGTTCCAAATCGAAGCTTTTCTTTTCGGGCAAGCCGGATTACTCGATCCGGAACATTTCCCGAATGATGCTTATTACCAAAGAATGGTAAACGAATATGCATTTCTCAAAAATAAATTCGGACTTTCTCCTCTAAATCCGGAATGTTGGAAATTCGCCCGATTGCGTCCGGCAAATTTTCCTCATCAGCGAATCGCTTTATTGGCACAACTTATTCATCAAGGATTTTCTCTATTTACCCAAATTCGTGAAACTAAAGATGAGAAATCTTTCCGACGACTGTTCGATCTCTACCTAAACGGGTATTGGGATACTCATTACTCTTTCGGACAACTGTCACCACAACGGCCTAAAGCTTTAGGGAAAAGTGCCGTAGATATTTTGCTGATCAATACGGTAGCCCCGCTATTATATGCTTATGGAGTAAAAACAGGGAATGAGGTTTATAACGAACGGGCTATGAATCTGTTGGAAAATATAAAAGCCGAACAAAACAGAATAATCCGATATTTTTCTCAAGCGGGAATCAAAACCGATAATGCACTCGACAGTCAAGCTCTGATACAGCTACATACAGCCTATTGCGTGCCTAAAAAATGTCTGTATTGCCGGATAGGACACAGATTATTATCAAGCCCGATAAATTGTAAATAA
- the rbr gene encoding rubrerythrin, with the protein MKTIKGTITEQNLLKAFAGESQARNRYSIFAEVAKKEGYEQISGIFLETADQEKAHAKRFFDYLEGGMVMITADYPTGPVGNTAQNLLEAAEGEKLEWSSLYADFSGIAADEGFKDIATAFKMIAKVEEFHEWRYRKLLARVEDKMVFKREEPIKWQCRNCGFVHEGKTPPEKCPACLHPKDFFEPKRDNY; encoded by the coding sequence ATGAAAACAATTAAAGGTACGATCACAGAACAAAATTTATTGAAAGCTTTCGCCGGTGAATCTCAGGCAAGAAATCGCTATTCTATTTTTGCAGAGGTAGCTAAGAAAGAAGGTTATGAACAGATTTCCGGAATTTTTCTTGAAACTGCAGATCAAGAAAAGGCTCATGCAAAACGTTTTTTCGATTATCTTGAAGGTGGTATGGTAATGATTACTGCCGACTATCCTACCGGACCTGTCGGCAATACAGCTCAAAACTTACTGGAAGCAGCAGAAGGGGAAAAGCTCGAATGGTCTTCTCTATATGCCGATTTCTCGGGAATAGCTGCCGATGAAGGGTTTAAAGATATTGCCACAGCGTTTAAGATGATCGCCAAAGTGGAAGAGTTCCATGAATGGCGTTATCGCAAATTGCTTGCTCGGGTAGAAGATAAAATGGTATTCAAACGCGAAGAGCCCATTAAATGGCAATGCCGGAACTGCGGCTTCGTTCACGAAGGAAAAACTCCTCCCGAAAAATGTCCGGCATGTCTGCATCCGAAAGATTTTTTCGAACCTAAACGAGATAATTATTAA
- a CDS encoding DUF4419 domain-containing protein, translated as MKNYSILYFLTVILFACNGKSGSQSKSAEPFDSAQIIKIQNVIDTSVNGVTFNVSSVKPADSLLKTYPVKDMMELKIEKKISFLPDEHKNERLIYTRDNGFIETLQYCYDEHRPLKLSPDHIWTLICQATSIHINQHYDSLKNIIFTDEKKEELIIRNDSLENNARYWGTLIKDFCNETKNHTHNDLYDFFVPNFSTTTPVQTTVYQITLLESYKKKFSYVGETGCGIPQITITGNKEDWIWIFDHLSDLDKLGLTWWGKELRPIIKEFINVFDDKINVSFWDSIYKDAAEYGAFYISGWIIKFFPYLPTTGEDFLGYTSEGKGKYELVYRLNPYLHGNDYKLSTLGTESFPSGLSQIDIKWINYFNRTTKKMEAYSGFFGVKQSQDKTLEPFISWLVCKKDTSKVKMDVSDVLSLSPKHHNDPQLWSPRICNEYTDSAIYDIKKFKSQQASLLFIRNELNRNKEKYQQLNNIDLSGDTLRFVITCDGSVAQIKLKGRNTENKKLIDFFERELTILPESWIPALAHPDKVLDYFDFSEEELKLKVKANSELEIVF; from the coding sequence ATGAAAAACTATTCGATATTATATTTTCTAACGGTTATACTCTTTGCATGTAATGGTAAGTCCGGTTCTCAGTCCAAAAGCGCCGAACCCTTCGACTCTGCCCAAATTATCAAAATACAAAATGTAATCGATACCTCCGTTAATGGAGTAACTTTTAATGTTTCTTCCGTAAAACCGGCAGACTCTTTACTAAAGACATATCCGGTAAAAGATATGATGGAGTTGAAAATAGAGAAAAAAATATCTTTTTTACCGGATGAACATAAAAATGAACGCCTCATATATACCCGAGACAATGGATTTATAGAAACTTTACAATATTGCTATGACGAACACAGGCCGCTGAAACTGAGTCCGGATCATATCTGGACATTAATCTGTCAGGCGACATCGATACACATAAACCAACATTATGATTCTCTTAAAAATATCATCTTTACAGATGAAAAGAAAGAAGAACTTATCATTCGAAACGACAGCCTCGAAAACAATGCAAGATATTGGGGAACATTGATAAAGGATTTTTGCAATGAAACAAAAAATCATACCCATAACGACCTTTATGATTTCTTTGTTCCGAACTTTTCGACCACAACCCCAGTTCAGACAACCGTTTACCAAATAACCCTTCTGGAAAGTTACAAAAAGAAATTCTCTTATGTAGGAGAAACCGGATGCGGTATTCCGCAAATAACGATTACGGGAAACAAAGAAGACTGGATATGGATATTCGATCATCTGTCGGATTTGGATAAACTCGGATTAACATGGTGGGGAAAGGAACTTAGACCTATAATAAAAGAGTTTATCAATGTTTTCGATGATAAAATCAATGTTTCATTCTGGGATTCCATATATAAAGATGCCGCAGAATACGGAGCATTCTATATATCGGGTTGGATTATCAAGTTTTTTCCATATTTACCGACAACGGGAGAGGATTTTTTAGGATATACTTCCGAAGGAAAGGGTAAATACGAGTTGGTATATCGCCTGAACCCCTATTTACATGGAAACGATTACAAATTATCTACATTAGGAACTGAAAGTTTTCCCTCCGGTTTATCGCAAATAGACATCAAATGGATAAATTATTTTAACCGAACAACTAAAAAAATGGAAGCTTATTCCGGATTTTTCGGGGTGAAACAGTCACAAGATAAAACACTCGAACCGTTTATTTCCTGGCTCGTATGCAAAAAAGATACTTCAAAAGTAAAAATGGATGTATCCGACGTATTATCTCTATCCCCTAAACATCACAACGACCCGCAATTATGGTCTCCCAGAATATGCAATGAATACACCGATTCGGCTATATATGATATTAAAAAATTCAAATCGCAGCAAGCAAGTCTTTTATTTATACGCAATGAATTGAACCGGAATAAAGAGAAATACCAACAACTGAATAATATCGATCTTTCCGGAGATACATTGCGTTTCGTAATAACTTGTGACGGTTCGGTAGCTCAAATAAAACTGAAAGGCCGCAATACGGAGAATAAGAAACTCATCGACTTTTTCGAAAGGGAGTTGACGATTTTACCTGAATCATGGATACCCGCTCTCGCCCATCCCGATAAAGTCCTCGATTATTTCGATTTTTCAGAAGAAGAACTGAAATTGAAAGTAAAAGCCAATAGTGAATTGGAGATCGTATTTTAG